One segment of Erigeron canadensis isolate Cc75 chromosome 2, C_canadensis_v1, whole genome shotgun sequence DNA contains the following:
- the LOC122588847 gene encoding transcription factor bHLH81-like, with product MQPTSGGTTGAGLSRFRSAPATWLEALLESEEDEIIDPPKPIPLLPPHTSSATANSSSRLTNNSNTTNYFDHNINSSNSNSMFVPNPVGLRSHDRQNSLPAEFLSQINTSDAFMSNYSTGGYHVGLDESRVKFTTQLSGDQSALLDVEMDKLLGDSVPCRVRAKRGCATHPRSIAERVRRTRISDRIRKLQELVPNMDKQTNTADMLEEAVEYVKFLQGQIQELRVHRDKCTCLVKS from the exons atgcAACCGACAAGCGGTGGTACCACCGGCGCCGGACTATCACGGTTCCGTTCAGCTCCGGCGACATGGCTAGAAGCATTACTTGAATCAGAAGAAGATGAAATCATTGATCCACCAAAACCTATTCCATTATTACCGCCTCATACTTCCTCAGCAACTGCTAACTCTTCTTCCAGACTTACTAATAATAGTAATACTACTAATTATTTTGATCATAATATTAATagtagtaatagtaatagtatgTTTGTACCTAATCCGGTTGGTCTCCGTAGTCATGACCGGCAAAACAGTTTGCCGGCGGAATTCCTTTCTCAAATCAATACTTCCGATGCGTTTATGTCCAATTACTCTACCGGTGGTTACCACGTCGGTTTGGATGAATCACGCGTCAAGTTCACTACACAGCTg agTGGAGATCAAAGTGCGTTGTTGGATGTTGAGATGGACAAGCTATTGGGGGATTCTGTGCCGTGTAGAGTACGGGCAAAGCGTGGTTGTGCGACTCATCCACGAAGTATTGCCGAGAGG GTTAGGAGGACTCGAATTAGTGACAGGATAAGGAAGCTACAAGAACTGGTTCCAAATATGGATAAG CAAACTAATACAGCAGACATGCTAGAGGAGGCAGTTGAGTATGTCAAGTTTCTGCAAGGACAGATTCAG GAACTGAGGGTGCATCGAGACAAATGCACGTGCTTAGTTAAGTCTTAG